Proteins from a genomic interval of Xylocopa sonorina isolate GNS202 chromosome 4, iyXylSono1_principal, whole genome shotgun sequence:
- the LOC143423037 gene encoding uncharacterized protein LOC143423037, with the protein MSTEVNIKNYFECAKELTLKAGEIFKCGFEGHKIVESKGHDWDLVTDYDKKIENVLIKGLKEKFPDHEFIGEETMASSNETPVLTDKPTWIIDPIDGTINFVHSHPFTCISVGLTISKEMVIGIIYNPLMSELYTAIKGEGAYLNEKPIKTSNVTELKTALIEYELFSLRSTSKNRDVKAGRFDAVNKATLGVRFMGSAAMALAYVAKGALDCFQMDNLRSWDVAAGVLIIREAGGTVIDTKEEAYNLMKPNTIAAANDTLASELRQLIVSTDLKILRKRLTRA; encoded by the exons ATGTCCACCGAAGTGAATATCAAGAATTATTTCGAGTGCGCCAAAGAGCTAACATTGAAGGCAGGCGAG ATATTTAAATGCGGCTTCGAAGGACACAAGATCGTAGAATCGAAGGGGCACGATTGGGACTTGGTGACCGACTAcgataaaaaaatcgagaatgtGTTGATCAAAGGTCTGAAAGAGAAATTCCCCGATCACGA ATTTATCGGAGAAGAAACGATGGCTAGCTCGAATGAGACACCGGTGTTGACGGACAAACCCACCTGGATTATAGATCCGATAGACGGGACCATCAATTTCGTGCATTCTCACCCGTTTACTTGCATCTCTGTTGGTTTAACGATATCTAAGGAAATGGTGATAGGAATTATTTACAATCCGTTAATGTCGGAGTTGTATACCGCGATTAAAGGAGAAGGAGCGTATTTGAATGAGAAACCTATTAAAACTTCCAACGTCACCG AATTGAAAACGGCTTTGATAGAATACGAATTGTTCTCATTACGGTCGACCTCGAAGAATCGAGATGTAAAAGCAGGCAGATTCGATGCGGTTAATAAAGCCACGCTAGG AGTTAGGTTCATGGGATCGGCTGCTATGGCTCTGGCTTATGTAGCGAAAGGCGCGTTGGATTGCTTTCAAATGGACAACCTTCGTTCTTGGGACGTTGCAGCGGGGGTATTAATCATACGCGAAGCAGGTGGAACGGTAATCGACACTAAAG AGGAAGCATATAATTTGATGAAACCGAACACAATCGCGGCGGCGAATGACACGCTGGCGTCGGAACTAAGGCAATTAATCGTTTCCACCGATTTGAAGATATTGCGGAAGAGACTGACGAGGGCTTGA
- the LOC143423039 gene encoding uncharacterized protein LOC143423039 — MARYTEDVYYDFAIKLARDAGQILKAAVEGVKKIDEKLGAWDLVTEHDRKIEDIIIGRLKAKFPDHSFIGEESTGKELPELTDAPTWIIDPIDGTTNFIHGFPHTCVVIGLAIKKEMAIGIIYNPVLEQLFTARKGRGAFLNDKPIRVSNVSDFSKALVCYESGFIKVDYLREKTMERLETIVRAAQGIRTLGVAALTLCYVAMGIVEAYCIEGPGISTWDIAAASLIISEAGGVVVDRATGEKIDIMKPRAIGACNEKIANKLVQLIREADQRVELRNK, encoded by the exons ATGGCACGTTACACCGAAGACGTGTACTACGATTTCGCGATCAAATTGGCTCGTGACGCTGGCCAA ATACTCAAGGCTGCCGTCGAAGGTGTAAAAAAAATCGATGAGAAGCTAGGTGCATGGGACTTGGTAACGGAACACGATCGAAAGATAGAGGATATCATAATTGGTCGATTGAAAGCAAAGTTTCCCGATCACAG TTTTATAGGGGAGGAATCGACCGGTAAGGAGCTTCCAGAGTTGACAGATGCTCCTACGTGGATTATCGATCCGATCGACGGCACCACCAACTTTATTCACGGCTTTCCTCACACTTGCGTCGTGATCGGCTTGGCGATTAAGAAAGAGATGGCGATCGGTATCATTTACAATCCTGTTCTAGAGCAGCTGTTCACAGCGAGGAAAGGTCGCGGTGCATTCTTGAACGATAAACCGATAAGAGTTTCGAATGTTTCGG ATTTTTCGAAAGCCTTGGTCTGCTATGAAAGTGGTTTCATAAAAGTGGATTATCTGAGAGAAAAAACAATGGAAAGATTGGAAACAATTGTTCGAGCGGCACAAGG CATTAGGACCCTCGGCGTAGCAGCGCTCACGTTGTGCTACGTAGCAATGGGAATTGTAGAGGCCTACTGCATCGAGGGGCCAGGAATCTCCACGTGGGATATTGCTGCAGCATCGTTAATCATTTCGGAAGCGGGTGGTGTCGTTGTCGATCGTGCAACGG GGGAGAAGATCGACATCATGAAACCACGCGCGATCGGAGCGTGCAACGAGAAGATTGCGAATAAACTCGTTCAACTTATTCGCGAAGCTGATCAAAGAGTGGAATTGAGAAATAAATAA
- the LOC143423038 gene encoding uncharacterized protein LOC143423038, with protein sequence MDGSHDIEEYYNVVKELVLNAGKVIESAIGLNKHVECKKIDYDFVTEYDRRIENDLQKQLLKLYPKHKFIGEETIAKNNCSPTLTDEPTWIVDPIDGTTNFVHQFPHVCISVALSINKRIEIGIIYNPLMKQFFSAKRQKGAFLNEHPIRVSKITALSESLIAMEPWIARYPELLVTIYNRMHALIHKTHGIRTLGTAALTLCYVAMGAIEAYHIEGIEVWDVAAGKLIIEEAGGVVIDTSGRELDLIKPKVIAACNSQIADQLVGLFKSADLEPVHKSLR encoded by the exons ATGGACGGGTCACATGACATCGAGGAATATTATAATGTCGTGAAAGAATTGGTTCTAAACGCGGGGAAG GTAATAGAGAGTGCGATTGGTTTAAACAAACACGTAGAATGTAAAAAAATTGATTACGACTTCGTAACGGAATATGACCGAAGGATAGAGAACGATTTGCAGAAGCAATTGTTAAAGTTATATCCAAAACACAA aTTTATTGGCGAGGAGACGATTGCAAAAAATAATTGTTCGCCAACGTTAACCGACGAACCAACATGGATCGTGGATCCTATAGATGGTACAACAAATTTTGTTCATCAGTTTCCACATGTGTGTATTTCTGTGGCGTTATCGATAAATAAAAGAATTGAAATTGGAATAATTTACAATCCCTTGATGAAGCAATTTTTCTCCGCAAAGAGACAGAAAGGAGCTTTTTTGAATGAACATCCTATAAGGGTATCAAAAATAACAG CTTTGTCTGAATCATTGATAGCAATGGAACCATGGATCGCCAGATATCCAGAACTTTTAGTTACTATATACAATAGAATGCACGCTTTAATTCACAAAACACATGG AATCAGAACATTGGGTACAGCTGCGCTAACGTTATGTTACGTTGCTATGGGTGCAATCGAAGCGTACCATATCGAAGGCATAGAGGTGTGGGATGTTGCAGCAGGAAAATTAATAATAGAAGAAGCAGGAGGCGTAGTAATTGATACTTCAG GCAGGGAATTAGATTTAATAAAGCCAAAAGTTATAGCAGCTTGCAATAGTCAAATTGCTGATCAATTGGTTGGTCTATTTAAAAGTGCTGATCTAGAGCCCGTACATAAAAGTTTGCGGTGA
- the Nd-ashi gene encoding NADH:ubiquinone oxidoreductase subunit ASHI translates to MAALTRIGVTSKTLLWRYTSPLVIRGYKKLKDGNAFDVVRQTKSPELLLHTPDPYPKTKEEIEKAAAKYNMHPNEYVPIPDDHRYCGDYPDLPWIGVEAKDPYYPWDYPHFRRNFGEPIHHKFFLMTEDRYAYGVREHVSDLQGTFIFFASIVIVVFLYSISGYTSQPRTEKQYPYSERKHYTFELVD, encoded by the exons ATGGCCGCCTTAACGAGAATCGGAGTAACGTCAAAAACATTACTTTGGAGATATACATCCCCTCTGGTTATTAGAGGATATAAGAAACTTAAGGACGGAAACGCATTCGATGTTGTAAGACAGACTAAAT CTCCAGAGTTACTGTTGCACACACCAGATCCATATCCAAAAACAAAAGAAGAAATAGAGAAAGCTGCGGCCAAATATAACATGCACCCTAACGAATATGTACCTATACCCGATGATCATAGATACTGCGGTGATTATCCAGATCTGCCATGGATAGGCGTCGAAGCTAAAGATCCATATTATCCTTGGGATTATCCACATTTCAGAAGAAATTTTGGAGAACCT atACACCACAAATTTTTTTTAATGACAGAAGATCGTTATGCATATGGTGTTCGTGAACATGTTAGCGATTTGCAAGGAACTTTTATATTTTTTGCCTCTATAGTGATTGTCGTTTTCCTTTATAGTATTTCAGGATACACAAGTCAACCTAGG ACGGAGAAACAATACCCATATTCGGAGAGAAAGCACTATACTTTTGAGCTGGTCGATTAA
- the LOC143423036 gene encoding FK506-binding protein 15, giving the protein MNVGSQALNLDKILRDDDESDFLPASGSNLAAIFGLQTKTLDSCSSAKQASKKLNTTRTLTQTISNKTEVLIAKVIYAFKLQNGSYISIGKLGMALTGNHATKLYQIILYKNKQEHLSIVTVTDHFVYTIQSNDYSSYYDNNKENWSILFENNDVCVEFAKEVGLARYFSKNGKIENVLYQDLSPPSYDTTAKEGDHVSIKYFIATEIIQPFKNALTTYQTMTVEISTDDNWEKTLLGCSKGLRKILFLPPNKQISLGPGFPKEKDVLLEIEIIDIQTPDETAVSKIPSGKASIISRMAKMGQSILPKLPMSTTTDSEDTEDDMSHKSTHSRKVESSEDDSRKRYPSKELKDEVSKSSHRLLKPKSDVPVTNVACKPFVNSQWSPTQIQPNFVTLDGQIYSLPSQAVTPTIPAIMDPGLNMLLSETRMTNAELRMGMSKIADNVQKLLDKFHVIELQNAATPIQDRTALDAALKMLLTMNASEEKAEQSHRTSNIAADNFTQLNEMKDRVAILEKELKQSKERMKELEIEKESLTQTNEMLHKTVKQLEISLKDSNTAFVNTRRNLEEAKELNSIYEEQTIMLENKMLKLSDGCSSTDIKKNDNIKEIKYIMNRIYHNLLDKFVDESYSKNSIRTIIANTIKNVTLQVLYHTNENNDVESEQSSSNITDTDSLQIDNNRKKQISDLNHSEITKVSSILQTEPPPIPPIDTEDDND; this is encoded by the exons ATGAACGTTGGTAGTCAGGCATTGAATCTCGATAAAATTTTACGAGACGATGATGAATCTGACTTTTTGCCGGCGAGCGG ATCGAATTTAGCTGCTATTTTTGGATTACAAACTAAGACATTAGACAGTTGTTCTTCGGCGAAACAAGCGTCTAAGAAATTAAATACCACTCGTACCTTAACTCAAACCATTTCGAACAAAACAGAAGTATTGATAGCTAAAGTTATTTATGCATTCAAATT ACAAAATGGGAGTTACATATCGATTGGCAAGCTTGGTATGGCTCTTACAGGAAATCATGCAACAAAATTATACCAgattattttatataaaaacaAACAAGAGCATTTATCGATTGTTACGGTGACCGATCATTTTGTGTATACAATACAATCGAACGATTATTCAAGCTATTATGATAACAATAAGGAAAACTGGTCAATTTTGTTTGAGAATAATGATGTTTGCGTAGAATTTGCTAAGGAAGTAGGATTAGCTCGATATTTTTCGAAAAATGGAAAAATAGAAAATGTTCTTTACCAGGATTTATCACCACCTAGTTATGATACAACGGCGAAAGAAGGGGATCATGTATCCATAAAATATTTTATCGCCACAGAAATAATACAGCCTTTTAAAAATGCTCTTACTACATACCAAACAATGACAGTAGAAATATCTACCGATGATAATTGGGAAAAGACTCTTTTAGGATGTAGTAAAGGATTAagaaaaattttatttttgCCTCCTAATAAACAG ATTAGCTTAGGACCAGGATTTCCTAAAGAGAAAGATGTTttattagaaatagaaataatagatATACAAACACCAGACGAAACTGCAGTGAGTAAAATTCCAAGCGGTAAAGCTTCTATTATATCGCGAATGGCAAAAATGGGACAATCTATATTACCAAAACTTCCTATGTCGACCACTACAGATTCCGAGGATACCGAA GACGATATGTCGCACAAATCTACGCATTCGAGGAAA GTAGAATCATCAGAGGATGATTCACGCAAAAGAtatccttcaaaagaattaaaagaTGAGGTATCAAAAAGTTCTCATAGGCTATTAAAACCAAAAAGTGATGTACCTGTAACGAACGTTGCATGCAAACCTTTTGTTAATTCACAATGGTCTCCTACGCAGATACAG CCAAATTTTGTCACCTTGGATGGTCAAATATACTCATTACCGTCGCAAGCGGTAACTCCAACGATACCAGCAATTATGGATCCAGGATTAAATATGTTATTATCGGAAACTAGAATGACAAATGCAGAACTTAGAATGGGAATGTCTAAGATAGCTGATAACGTACAAAAGCTACTTGACAAG TTTCATGTTATCGAGCTTCAAAATGCTGCCACACCTATACAAGATAGAACAGCTTTGGATGCTGCTTTAAAAATGTTGTTGACCATGAATGCGTCTGAAGAAAAAGCCGAACAGTCACACAGGACTAGTAATATAGCTGCTGATAATTTCACACAGTTAAATGAAATGAAGGATCGAGTGGCTATATTGGAAAAAGAATTAAAACAGTCAAAAG AGCGAATGAAAGAGCTTGAAATAGAGAAAGAATCTTTAACGCAAACTAATGAAATGTTGCATAAAACTGTTAAACAATTGGAAATATCTTTAAAGGATTCAAATACCGCGTTTGTTAACACAAGAAGAAATTTAGAGGAAGCAAAGGAACTTAATAGTATATACGAAGAACAAACAATAATGTTGGAAAACAAAATGCTTAAGCTTTCCGATGGATGCAGTTCCACAGATATAAAGAAA aatgacaACATAAAGGAGATCAAATATATAATGAATAGAATTTATCATAATTTATTAGATAAATTTGTTGACGAATCCTATTCAAAGAATTCTATAAGAACGATAATAGCAAATACAATAAAG AATGTCACGCTGCAAGTACTATATCATACTAACGAGAATAATGATGTGGAGTCGGAACAATCTTCTAGTAATATTACAGATACCGATAGTCTGCAAATTGACAATAACAGAAAGAAACAAATTTCTGACCTTAACCACTCAGAAATTACTAAG GTATCCTCTATATTACAAACTGAACCACCGCCTATCCCTCCTATCGATACCGAGGATGATAACGATTAG
- the LOC143423018 gene encoding uncharacterized protein LOC143423018 isoform X1: MDVNTVEDEDVSFHLGEMFDSYEELEHKLEKFSKRSLVHYWRRDSRTVSGAHMKTARPICERLKYYSVKYACIYGGQKFLPRGAGRRQSQSIRTNCPAHIMLRASKDGTKLEVTSVNNEHNHEISEELFKNLPQERKLCGEIKQEVQDLMQLHIDRKRLKEYVRLRTNKILRSKDLFNIAAANKQKRNITPERAYQLFKKIHDIEKLQGRDNDRKMYSESEDEIAQTIKRMKKEQESPWGQDGLPTELEVSEGNDGDDSYSGQLTQEEVVDEIDATEGEILRTNNDGDIVAANGEIVGELVMQDGDPSVIVESIVNADGSVFVDEREFNTYCTNHLSHAIDGSQSPSTRGLDIETIASTTDMQKSKETSTSPKQENRPATPQSQQAGKSPSNTFDETADSRIWIMEETTNAEVDADSGPENKTTGSKSATDVKTDIDTSEVILSDEASHQLLQEQLAVLRAEKGKLYHETEMLKLKKDKLKLQMNCYSNEIRKQEMEKEKLRLEIKLLQSKVMEDSNDVSHYIFVP, encoded by the exons atggatgtaaatactgTGGAAGATGAGGATGTATCTTTCCATTTGGGAGAAATGTTTGATAGTTACGAAGAGCTGGAACACAAATTGGAGAAATTTTCAAAGCGTAGTCTTGTTCATTATTGGAGAAGGGATAGCAGAACGGTTAGCGGAGCGCATATGAAAACAGCACGTCCAATTTGCGAGCGTTTAAAGTATTACTCGGTGAAGTATGCTTGTATCTACGGCGGCCAGAAGTTTCTGCCGCGTGGAGCTGGAAGAAGACAGTCTCA GTCGATAAGAACAAATTGTCCTGCGCATATTATGTTAAGGGCATCGAAAGATGGTACAAAGTTAGAGGTAACTAGTGTTAATAATGAACATAATCACGAGATTTCAGAG GAATTATTTAAGAATCTTCCACAAGAAAGGAAATTATGCGGCGAAATTAAACAGGAAGTACAGGATCTCATGCAATTACACATTGATCGTAAGAGATTGAAAGAGTATGTACGATTACGAACAAACAAGATACTTAGATCCAAAGATTTATTTAATATAGCGGCAGCCAATAAACAGAAGAGGAATATAACACCCGAGAGAGCATATCAGCTATTTAAAAAAATCCACGATATAGAGAAATTACAAGGCAGAGATAACGATAGAAAAATGTATTCTGAATCCGAAGACGAAATTGCGCAAACGATAAAAAGGATGAAAAAAGAACAGGAATCTCCTTGGGGACAAGAT GGGCTACCAACTGAATTGGAAGTAAGCGAAGGAAACGATGGCGATGATTCTTATAGTGGTCAATTAACTCAGGAAGAAGTAGTGGATGAAATCGACGCAACAGAAGGTGAAATATTGAGAACGAATAATGACGGAGATATTGTAGCGGCAAACGGCGAAATTGTAGGAGAGTTAGTAATGCAAGATGGCGATCCATCTGTAATTGTCGAGTCCATCGTAAACGCTGATGGTTCTGTTTTTGTAGATGAGAGAGAATTTAATACTTATTGTACCAATCATTTGTCACACGCCATAGATGGTAGTCAATCACCTAGCACTAGAG GCTTAGATATCGAAACCATCGCGTCGACTACTGACATGCAAAAATCAAAGGAAACATCCACTTCTCCTAAACAAGAAAATAGGCCTGCAACGCCACAGTCGCAACAAGCAGGGAAATCACCATCCAATACGTTCGATGAAACTGCGGATTCTAGAATTTGGATCATGGAGGAAACCACAAATGCCGAGGTAGATGCCGACagtggacctgaaaataagacGACAGGTTCAAAGTCTGCGACAGATGTAAAAACGGACATTGATACGTCCGAAGTGATATTGTCGGATGAGGCTAGCCATCAATTGCTCCAAGAACAGCTGGCTGTACTTCGTGCAGAGAAGGGCAAACTGTATCACGAAACTGAAATGTTAAAGCTGAAAAAGGACAAATTAAAGTTACAGATGAACTGTTATTCGAATGAGATACGAAAACAGGAAATGGAGAAGGAAAAGTTGAGGCTTGAAATTAAGTTGCTGCAATCGAAAGTTATGGAAGATTCTAATGATGTTTCTCATTATATTTTTGTGCCTTGA
- the LOC143423018 gene encoding uncharacterized protein LOC143423018 isoform X2: MDVNTVEDEDVSFHLGEMFDSYEELEHKLEKFSKRSLVHYWRRDSRTVSGAHMKTARPICERLKYYSVKYACIYGGQKFLPRGAGRRQSQSIRTNCPAHIMLRASKDGTKLEVTSVNNEHNHEISEELFKNLPQERKLCGEIKQEVQDLMQLHIDPAANKQKRNITPERAYQLFKKIHDIEKLQGRDNDRKMYSESEDEIAQTIKRMKKEQESPWGQDGLPTELEVSEGNDGDDSYSGQLTQEEVVDEIDATEGEILRTNNDGDIVAANGEIVGELVMQDGDPSVIVESIVNADGSVFVDEREFNTYCTNHLSHAIDGSQSPSTRGLDIETIASTTDMQKSKETSTSPKQENRPATPQSQQAGKSPSNTFDETADSRIWIMEETTNAEVDADSGPENKTTGSKSATDVKTDIDTSEVILSDEASHQLLQEQLAVLRAEKGKLYHETEMLKLKKDKLKLQMNCYSNEIRKQEMEKEKLRLEIKLLQSKVMEDSNDVSHYIFVP, translated from the exons atggatgtaaatactgTGGAAGATGAGGATGTATCTTTCCATTTGGGAGAAATGTTTGATAGTTACGAAGAGCTGGAACACAAATTGGAGAAATTTTCAAAGCGTAGTCTTGTTCATTATTGGAGAAGGGATAGCAGAACGGTTAGCGGAGCGCATATGAAAACAGCACGTCCAATTTGCGAGCGTTTAAAGTATTACTCGGTGAAGTATGCTTGTATCTACGGCGGCCAGAAGTTTCTGCCGCGTGGAGCTGGAAGAAGACAGTCTCA GTCGATAAGAACAAATTGTCCTGCGCATATTATGTTAAGGGCATCGAAAGATGGTACAAAGTTAGAGGTAACTAGTGTTAATAATGAACATAATCACGAGATTTCAGAG GAATTATTTAAGAATCTTCCACAAGAAAGGAAATTATGCGGCGAAATTAAACAGGAAGTACAGGATCTCATGCAATTACACATTGATC CGGCAGCCAATAAACAGAAGAGGAATATAACACCCGAGAGAGCATATCAGCTATTTAAAAAAATCCACGATATAGAGAAATTACAAGGCAGAGATAACGATAGAAAAATGTATTCTGAATCCGAAGACGAAATTGCGCAAACGATAAAAAGGATGAAAAAAGAACAGGAATCTCCTTGGGGACAAGAT GGGCTACCAACTGAATTGGAAGTAAGCGAAGGAAACGATGGCGATGATTCTTATAGTGGTCAATTAACTCAGGAAGAAGTAGTGGATGAAATCGACGCAACAGAAGGTGAAATATTGAGAACGAATAATGACGGAGATATTGTAGCGGCAAACGGCGAAATTGTAGGAGAGTTAGTAATGCAAGATGGCGATCCATCTGTAATTGTCGAGTCCATCGTAAACGCTGATGGTTCTGTTTTTGTAGATGAGAGAGAATTTAATACTTATTGTACCAATCATTTGTCACACGCCATAGATGGTAGTCAATCACCTAGCACTAGAG GCTTAGATATCGAAACCATCGCGTCGACTACTGACATGCAAAAATCAAAGGAAACATCCACTTCTCCTAAACAAGAAAATAGGCCTGCAACGCCACAGTCGCAACAAGCAGGGAAATCACCATCCAATACGTTCGATGAAACTGCGGATTCTAGAATTTGGATCATGGAGGAAACCACAAATGCCGAGGTAGATGCCGACagtggacctgaaaataagacGACAGGTTCAAAGTCTGCGACAGATGTAAAAACGGACATTGATACGTCCGAAGTGATATTGTCGGATGAGGCTAGCCATCAATTGCTCCAAGAACAGCTGGCTGTACTTCGTGCAGAGAAGGGCAAACTGTATCACGAAACTGAAATGTTAAAGCTGAAAAAGGACAAATTAAAGTTACAGATGAACTGTTATTCGAATGAGATACGAAAACAGGAAATGGAGAAGGAAAAGTTGAGGCTTGAAATTAAGTTGCTGCAATCGAAAGTTATGGAAGATTCTAATGATGTTTCTCATTATATTTTTGTGCCTTGA
- the LOC143423018 gene encoding uncharacterized protein LOC143423018 isoform X3: protein MLRASKDGTKLEVTSVNNEHNHEISEELFKNLPQERKLCGEIKQEVQDLMQLHIDRKRLKEYVRLRTNKILRSKDLFNIAAANKQKRNITPERAYQLFKKIHDIEKLQGRDNDRKMYSESEDEIAQTIKRMKKEQESPWGQDGLPTELEVSEGNDGDDSYSGQLTQEEVVDEIDATEGEILRTNNDGDIVAANGEIVGELVMQDGDPSVIVESIVNADGSVFVDEREFNTYCTNHLSHAIDGSQSPSTRGLDIETIASTTDMQKSKETSTSPKQENRPATPQSQQAGKSPSNTFDETADSRIWIMEETTNAEVDADSGPENKTTGSKSATDVKTDIDTSEVILSDEASHQLLQEQLAVLRAEKGKLYHETEMLKLKKDKLKLQMNCYSNEIRKQEMEKEKLRLEIKLLQSKVMEDSNDVSHYIFVP, encoded by the exons ATGTTAAGGGCATCGAAAGATGGTACAAAGTTAGAGGTAACTAGTGTTAATAATGAACATAATCACGAGATTTCAGAG GAATTATTTAAGAATCTTCCACAAGAAAGGAAATTATGCGGCGAAATTAAACAGGAAGTACAGGATCTCATGCAATTACACATTGATCGTAAGAGATTGAAAGAGTATGTACGATTACGAACAAACAAGATACTTAGATCCAAAGATTTATTTAATATAGCGGCAGCCAATAAACAGAAGAGGAATATAACACCCGAGAGAGCATATCAGCTATTTAAAAAAATCCACGATATAGAGAAATTACAAGGCAGAGATAACGATAGAAAAATGTATTCTGAATCCGAAGACGAAATTGCGCAAACGATAAAAAGGATGAAAAAAGAACAGGAATCTCCTTGGGGACAAGAT GGGCTACCAACTGAATTGGAAGTAAGCGAAGGAAACGATGGCGATGATTCTTATAGTGGTCAATTAACTCAGGAAGAAGTAGTGGATGAAATCGACGCAACAGAAGGTGAAATATTGAGAACGAATAATGACGGAGATATTGTAGCGGCAAACGGCGAAATTGTAGGAGAGTTAGTAATGCAAGATGGCGATCCATCTGTAATTGTCGAGTCCATCGTAAACGCTGATGGTTCTGTTTTTGTAGATGAGAGAGAATTTAATACTTATTGTACCAATCATTTGTCACACGCCATAGATGGTAGTCAATCACCTAGCACTAGAG GCTTAGATATCGAAACCATCGCGTCGACTACTGACATGCAAAAATCAAAGGAAACATCCACTTCTCCTAAACAAGAAAATAGGCCTGCAACGCCACAGTCGCAACAAGCAGGGAAATCACCATCCAATACGTTCGATGAAACTGCGGATTCTAGAATTTGGATCATGGAGGAAACCACAAATGCCGAGGTAGATGCCGACagtggacctgaaaataagacGACAGGTTCAAAGTCTGCGACAGATGTAAAAACGGACATTGATACGTCCGAAGTGATATTGTCGGATGAGGCTAGCCATCAATTGCTCCAAGAACAGCTGGCTGTACTTCGTGCAGAGAAGGGCAAACTGTATCACGAAACTGAAATGTTAAAGCTGAAAAAGGACAAATTAAAGTTACAGATGAACTGTTATTCGAATGAGATACGAAAACAGGAAATGGAGAAGGAAAAGTTGAGGCTTGAAATTAAGTTGCTGCAATCGAAAGTTATGGAAGATTCTAATGATGTTTCTCATTATATTTTTGTGCCTTGA